A window of Dysidea avara chromosome 1, odDysAvar1.4, whole genome shotgun sequence genomic DNA:
TGTCTCCGACGACCCAACTACTGAGTGAGCACAAGGTAATATTACATGCAATCACTCAACTGATTCTAAATACTACACAGCTATTATACCACACTCCTCCCATTGTCCTTCAGTCAACTTAAGGGGTAaactattaatttatatataatTACAACATGACTTGTATACTGTCAGTTAGTTCTGATTATCCAGTTACACACTGTCATGCCTTCACAGCAGCTACTTTTACGGGTTGAGCATATCCAACTTCTTCCTGAGACTTATTAGCCGGGGCAGTTTACACATCAGGGATCTTCTGTGGGTTTACTTTTGGATCAACTTCTAGTGTATAGAGACAGGAAATGGGACGTCTAAGGGTAGATTGTTTGCCATTCGTGACAATTATGAGTGTAGCACCTCGTATTTCTCCATCAGATCCTGTAATGACATCATTTACTCTACCAAATCTCCACAGAGTATGTGGCTGATTTTCTTCACGTATTTAATACCACTGGGAACACCACCAGTGTCTGCGTGAGTGTATCTCTCTCTGAGCTGGAGGAGGTACTCATTGTGCCACCTGCCCCAGAATTCTGTTAGAGCTTGTTTAAGATTACACACCCGTGTGCAAAGGTCTTGTTGATTGACTGTAAAGTCTGCATCACTATCACTGCCAACAGTTACTGAGCTATCAGGTAATCCCAAAGCACAGTGTCCAGTCAACAAGTGGAATGGTGTCATTGACTCTTCAAGATCCCTACTAAACAGGATAGGGGTCTTGAATTGATGATAGCCTCTACTTCTGTTAATATGGTTAAGAATTCATCATAAGTGAGTTAGGCTTTGTCAGTGGCTTTCTTGAGACGCCGTTTCATGGACTGCACCATTCTTTCAAAGAAGCCACCCCACCACAGTGTTTCTTCAGATTAAATATCCATGTGGTCTTCATTCCTGCAAATTGCTGGTGTACTTCTGGGCTCATCAATACATCATCAATAGTGTGTGCAGCAGATACAAAGGTTTTCCCGTTGTCTGATACCATTTGTACAGGTGCACCTCTTCTGGAGGTAAACCTCTTGAATGACTGAAGTGGGTAGTCATGTCCGGCACCAACTCCAAATGTACAGTACGTGTAACACAACAAGTGTACAAGGCAACCCGCAGTTCACTGTTCTCTGATCCATCTGACACCTTGATATAGAGTGGACCAGCAAAATGAACTCCACTGTGAGCAAATGGAGGTGCCTCTTTCACCCGATATTCTGGTAATGGCGGAGGGGGGTACTGCTTGGTAGTGGTGCCCTTCAAACTTATGACAAGTTACACACTGATACAAAACCTTCCATAAAAATTGTCAGCCCCGATACTTCGATCGAACTTCTGTTAAAGTACTCTTAACTCCACTGTGTCCGGTCCTCTCATGGGCATTCTCCATAATTAGAGTGGCAAAATGGTGCTGCTTGGGCAACAATATTGGGTGCTTCTTGCTGCTTTGACTAATTGTCCACCACATCTCCACACATCCTGTTGGTCACGAAATAGCTGTAATTGACACTTCCACAATCCAAACATAGAGTCGTTTTTCAGGTGTTGTGATAGTCTGCAACCCAAGCCATTTCTGCCTTGGCCATGTCCTGAACGGTGAACGGCATAGTCATGTCTTGTGAAGAACTTGAAGCAGAGAGCAAACTTCTACACATATAGTGTTGCTCACAGTAGCCTCTGTAGCTTGCTAAATTGCTGACATTCTATCACTGCCCCCATTGTAGGAATGGAGTTTGATACCATGAGACTGTGACTGTTGAGATGGTTGTTCCTATTCAGTTCTATTGTCTGTCTCTTCAATCTGCTGCTTTGGTGACATCTTGGGTAACCATTGTGGACCATGTATCCATGCTTGGTTAGACTGTAGTTCTCTAGAGGAGATACCACATGAAGGGAGGTCAACTGGGTTGTCCTTGTCCTTGCCTGGGCAGTGTAACCAGTTGGTAGCTGGTACAAGGCTTCCATTCTTTGCTCTCACCCTGGACCCAGAACAATGCTACACTGTACTTTAGAGTCTGTAAAACACAAGCCAAGTTGAACCTTAACAGCTGTCGTAAGAGCCACTTCAACATGTGCCATGAGCCTTGCCAGTAGAAGGCAAGAGAACAGTTTAAGCCAAGGTATCGTTGTCTGGACAAGTGGGGCCACCCTTGTTTTAGATGCTACAAATTGCACTGAACCTGATACAATATAGACATTAATGATGGCAGCATAGGCTGACTTTGAGGCATCACAAAACACGTACAAAACACAATCTTCCATAGTACCTGACAAAAAAGAACACCTTAGGATTGACATCACTACTccttgaaaattagacactaaACACTGCCATTTACACAATAATCACTTGGGATTCAAGGCAGGAACTTCTCTACTATTCCCTGTCGCAATTGTTCCTGCATGATGGCATGGTACTCTCTTCTTACATCAGGATGCTGACAAAGTCTCTTAAGCAGTCCTTGGAGTCTCTTTGTTGCAAAGTGTAAATTGCTAGGCAACTGGATGCGGTCGAGACACCATGGCAGGCTCTCTTCATATCTACCACCTACAAACTTGACAGACTTCTTAAACTCTTCATAAACTGATGGGTTAATACCAAGTGATTCCAATTCCCAGAAATTCTTAAGTAAGTTGTCCAGGCACAATGTATCAGAGGATTGGATGAGCATTGCATGACTGAGGTACGAAGTATTCTGCTCAGTACCACTACAAACTGGACCTGACAGCACCCAGCCTAACGAGTATGAATGGCAGTCGGCCCACTGTTTCCCTGTATGGTCTGTCCAGTCACTAGCTGCCAGTAGTGATCAGAGCCAATTAAGGCATAAATCTGTAGCTCATCACCAATTCGGGAAGAGTCTACCAGTTCAAGATCAGTAAGATGGCTGTAACATCGTTTGGTACGGTTGAAAACAAAACATTGATGTGACCTCCCTCCTTGGGCATTATCGCAGCTGTGACAAGTTCTACCGTTTGTGTCCTTGTGGTCTTTGACCCAAATGTTCTTTTGCTGACCACCTCAGTACGTCCCGTCACCAACCCTAGTGTCTCCTTAACCCTCTCAGTCATATATGCTCTTTGGCTCCCAACATTAGCCTAATAGTTATCCTCAGGCTGGATCATTTGGCTTATGGATATATGCCTGGGCTGTCTGCAGTAGCATTGGAGTGTCAGCATTAACACAATATAACCCTGTAGTGGTGTTTGGGGGGGTATGCAAGTCTGACATTGGAGGTTGATTGGTGGGAATGTTACTGTGTTGTGTAGTGGGGTTTATAGGTGGTACCTGGTTACCTGCAGACTGGCTGCTGTTGTCACAGCCTATGAAAAAGACTGGTGTGGTGTCGACCATTAAAGAGGGGACATGAAATGGGTGATCAGCAGTCTTGACTCATGTGGTGCCGTTTCAGGCAGACAAAACACCTCCCTGATTTCTTTAAAATAGCTTTCCTCTGTGTGTCATCTGTAATAATTTTGCATGACATTGACGAGTAGTTCTGTCAGCAATAACAACATCTTGGCTTACCATCACCAGCCATCATTGTTGTGATGGTGGCTACTCCTGAACTTGATCCATGTGCATGTGAACCTGTCTGCATAAATGCCCTCTCCCTTGCACTAATTTTTCCTTCCAACAATATTCATTATCTGGCCAATACGCCATTCAGCCTCACCAATTTCTCTACTGACAATCAATCGGAACTCTTATGACAGTCTATTCTTGAATAGTGACAATAACAAATTACCACACGAGTCAAGTGGTACAGGCTTGAGTTCTAGTAATATGTTCGTGTGTCAAGCTATGATTAATGGCTTGTTACCAAACCACTTTGCCAGCGTGTCAATGGCCTCGATGTAATTTGGGGCAGTTAACTATAACCCGGCTGTAGCAGGAATTGCAGGACACTCTAATAATGACTATAAGTACGTAATGGAACTTGTCTACAGCAGTCAAGGTTGGATTCAGGTGAATTGACGATTCAAAGGAGCTCCAGAAGGTCTCTCATTTGGTAAGATCTCTTAAATTTCTTAGGCTTACATGTAAGCTTCTGCAGTTTGACCTTGGAGCTACTTGTTTCAGCGACTGCATGGTGGGTCAATGGTGTTGTAGTAGAACTAGTTACGACAGTTGCTGTACTAGTGTCGGGAACTGCTGTGACTGTGTGATGGGTGGGTGGGGGCACATTAGTGGTGGTGACAACTGCATAACTGGTAGTAACTGGTATTGTATCAGTTAATGTAGGTGCTGAAGGTTGGAGAGACACTATGTGTAGATGGCAGGAGATTTATACTGGACTTTTTTACATTAATTTGGTGTTCAACACAAAACACAACTTGCTGTATCTGCTCTTTAAATTGGTCAGCTTGTTCTATGTCATCTGCTATACCGTCACCTTCAACCATTGCAAGTTTGTCTTCGTGTAAAGGGCGAGCTTCTCATTTAATGAAAGTTTGCATTGCATCAGTCGATCAAGTGATGGTCCATCATCAATCTCATATTCTCCTTCCAGTTGATGCATCAACCTTGTAGCCGACAATCTGTGGCCTGCTCGCACTTTTTTTAGTCAGGCGAGGGCTTCTTTGTCATGACTGGTCACTACAGTTTAGTCTGTCAACTGGCAATCTACTGTTCTAATTAATGCTCACTGCTGGAACTATCCAAGTGCCGTATCAGGTTATCTAAAAGGAAGCAGAAGCGGAATATGCAGTCAGTAAACACGATTCACTACCCTGAGGTGATACCAAAGAAATATTATTGTTATCTGTGTGTTGTGTAATCATCTGTAACTTCTTCACAGTAAAAAACAAAGTAATAACAAATAAGCTGGTTCCTGACTTCCtgtacactacatacatatgtgtcTGTCACACCTGCACTGGCTTTGTTTGGTTACACAACATACTGTTATGCTATACGTATATAAAATCTTCTTATTACATGTATCATCTTTTACATGTATAGCTACCTGCCAGTAGAGATGTCTGTCAGTAGTCAAGAACATTCCCCACAAGGTAATGGTAACCATTACATGAATTAGTTATAGTATAGAATTAACACATACCTTGACAAgttgacataattatgtgtagaAGCTCATAATACTATTCAATGCATATTACAGTATGCATATATTCATGTTCATAAGCTTCATACTTGACTGATGTACCAGGGCCTACAACATATACAAATGCAATATTTTCTACTGTTTAATTAGCTACTGTTtaattagctacagtatgtatgtgacacattcacacctcagatcaaagagtTTCCTGGGCTACGTTTTGTATGTTACCCAGCTAGCCCtaggctacatatgaaatgtagcccaggctATATCTGAGCAGTAAATTGTATAGATGcaaatacacaaaaattagAATTAGTATAGGGAACAGGAATGCATGTATGTAGATATTGTTTTAGTACGTTATAATGGGCTACAAATACTTGTCCTTGAAGTTTAATACTTAGCTTTTTGCTTTAATTGAAGTAGTGTAAGTTAAGGGCAATAAAGTTCTCCATGTAGGTAGGATCAGTTATCAATTGTAAATACTAACTACAGCAACTCCTGCACCATAAGGCAGGTACCAGTACTAGTACATTTCTAAAATCATCCAGTAGCAAGCTGCAGTCTACCAGTCCGGCAGTACCTATAAGGATACGTCAGTTTATAAATATTATAAGAAAACATTGATAAGGTTTGTGCATGCAATTGAGCTCCAAAGTAGTGAGTGTACATACTGCTGGTAGTAACCTGTAGAAGACGGAATAATAAAACCACAGTAAATACCATTGTAAATTATACACGGCTAGCTGTACAGTAAATGCAAAATTGTTCCACACATAAACCACCATGCAGCGTACGTAAATAATTATACTACGTACATAGCTAGCCtcagtatgtagctacgtagcatacagtacgatagtactatatagtagggaccacaaaggagtaagtaGGCaaggcccacgaaataacatcacccaaaaaccagcttcaattttccctgacgacgatgaggcagtatagattggtaaaactaagcccaaacaagctttcagatggacccaaaatgctttcaacaagttgctacagaatttaaaaaattatttatttaacagaactttctactgattgactgagtaattactgactgatgccttcagacttGATAACGGTtaaggttacaggcttgatttttcactgttcaacatcgctttagcccgacaggtgccttttggcatacatgtagctgacaatgaagcataatggatgcttcacttttcagacgataattggggctcACGGCACCATTTTAGATGCGGcgtgcgtgggttcaccaattataataattatttgcaaaaaatctaacaaaaaagtacacagaaaaatttggaattttcaactagagtagagaccataacacctcgatgaaaagtactgaaacaagctggagtagtacacaatattaaatcacagtaaaacaataagaagtgttatatccctactgtgacaAATTCCATACATAATTACAATATGAGAACAATCAAAAGTACTGAGGTTTGTAGGTGTTTTACAACTGTAAAATGATACAATGTAATTATAAAAATGTTATTTCTATTTTGACACACACTGCATTTAATTGTCGCATACAAATATATTATACATTTTACAGCTCCACTATCAGTACATGATGTGTTTACAAAGTATCGTGGTGGCATAAAAAATATAGTGCAACTAGAAGAGTTCGTGGATCATTTTATATCAAGGAGGATCATATTAGCTAAACAGAAGGAATCAGTGACAATGGACTCTCTTCTCAGTACTATTGATACTGAACTTAAATGTGGTATTGATGCGAGCCTTCGTGAAATGTTAGACATTGTGAAAACTTTTGGTACCACAGAACCACGTTCTTTAGCTGAAGAAATTCAACAAGAGTTACAAAAACTTGAACAAGCAAAGTCACAACCGTCGCTGTCTCCAAGTCATAAATCCAGAGTTgcagaagctgaaactctgaaATTTAATATCAATGATAGAGTAGAAGATATGTTTCTCCAACTCACTGATGCAATTGGTGGCTTTTTGAAATCAAGTAATTGTGAGTTTACACTCTTACGTGGTGCATGTATCAAGTCAGATAAATCTGCTGCAAAGAAAAGTAATATACCTAATGACCTCTTCAAGAAATTAAATGCGACCAATAACCTGGACGAGTTAATGGAAGTGCTAATTGTATCTCCCCTCTGCAACTGGCTGAATGTCCGTGTGTTTGAGAGAATGGTAGCTGTTTCCAACCAACAAGAAGCAAAAGAACTTATTGACAAGTATAAGACCATAATATTTTCCAAAAAGCTTGCGGATGTCTTACCCAACTTCACAGGAGTAGAAGTCCCTGGTAACTACTACGCAAAAGTACAGGAGAAGTGGAATAAAAACATAGAGGACATCACTCTTGGAGATGTTGCACATCACTGGTCCAAATTGCAGAACATTTTTGATGTTGATGACCTTGAGCTGCTACTAGAGAATGTGATCAAGGCCGACTCCATTGAAATTGTTTGGTTAGTTCCTGTTGAATTAGCATCTCATGCCAGACTATCAGCTTTCAAAAACTGGTGTGACCTAAAAGATGTTTCATACCTCAGTATTGGTGATCGTGTGATCAAAAATGATCAGTTAGAGTTTACTGAGGAGCACATATCCATTACTACAGGTATATTAACTTGACTAGCTAACTAAATGTTTATAGTTTTGTTTTGTAGCAACCCCTCAACAAGTGATAGATCACTTTACTGATTTTCTACTGGTCAGTTTAAATCAAGAATCACTACTACCTCTGATGCAGTCCCATGGTCTACTAACTGATCATGATCTTGAGCTGATCAATAGTGGTCCTACTGGTTATCACAAGAACCAGTTAATACTGGGATATGTTAAACAGATGGATGATCCCAGTTTGGAAGTTTTTATTAAACTACTACAGGAGAGTCACCCACATATAAGTATTCCACTTGATGATGGTAAGTCCATAAATTGTTACACAAGGATACACTGTATCTATATTGGGGATCATAGACGTTTGCACATTCTTACAAAAAAGACTGATGAGAAACCAACCATGCAATACTTTCACAGCTCCTTGGCTGTATTAGTTACgtagttaggtataaccaagttcAAAAATGCCACTACCAATAGGCTGGTACAATTAAATCATCTATCATGTCATAGAAAGCCTGTAAACTAGAGAGTGGGTTAGTTGGCTTTTTTAGGTTGAGTAATACTGTCATGTGAATATTAAAAGGTTTATATGATTGACCATATCGAGCCTGAACAGCATGAAAATAATTGTCATCAGTAAGTAGGAACCCAGCAGTGACACGAATCCCAAAATACTTGCCTTTGGAGTGGGTCACCACTGAATGTTGGCAAAGATTGTTTGGTGACTGCTTGGGGAACTCTACTACTATCGCCTAGAGTGTACGTACTTATATCCACGTGTGTCCAATACTTACGTGTGAATCAGCTGTAGCTAAATTAGAACTGGTTGAGATGGTCTGGTTGCTTGTCTCTGGcaattgggggggggggggggggggggggattggAGGTGTCACGGATGGTGAAGGGAATTGGAGGAGTTCTGGTGGAGGCAGGCCAGCCTTTCAAATAAATTCGACAGAAAAGCGATGTGCTCATCCAGAGTTATCTGATATGTATCAGCATTTGTTATCTCCTCAAACTCCTGCTCTGCTACTGTTTTTGCCCTCTGCTTAGTCAGGTAACCAGGGTTGTCAACACTAAAGAAAGGTGAGAATGGTGGTGTACTCAATGCGGTTTTGTGCACACTGGAAGACAACTGGTTTATCAGTCCGATAAATGAGCATAGATCAGTGTCACATGTTGATGTAGAATACCGAAAGGTGGCCTCTATCAATTTGGTATTCTTTACCTGACAATTGAAGGCCAGCAAATACAACCCTGGGCTTTGCACATTTCCATTTGTTTACTGTGTTAAGGGAAGTGTTGTACCAATTCCCACTTTGTAGGGAAACTGATATCCAATTTTCTATCCCATGTTACTGATAATTAACTGATAGccaattgtactgtatgtagatcTCTACAAGCTATACTtgtgcatactccactaaaagtacaGCTAGTAAAGCCAGTGCTGTTAGGTTGTACATTTACCTCGACTCTAAGCTGCCAATCAGACAAGTAAGCTAGGTTTCCTTTGTGGTTAACACAAAACCAAAGCaattacctaagtacatgcCAGAGTCTTTGACACCAGCACTGAGgttgctgaagctgaatagaccaATAATCTGCTAGCCACAGCCAATTACAAATGATTCTGATCATCATAGAAACATAATTATTGGCTTCTATGGATTACTGATTCCCATTATCAGTACAACTCTAGTTAGAGACAATATTCATATCTGTGCATCTCTGTATAAATTGATGTACATGAGTAATACATGTGTTCTGAGATGTTGTTATCATTGATGACAATGTCATCAACTATTCATCAAAAGCCTTAGCTCTGAAAAAGCATCTAGCATGCGTTGGTGGTTATGCTCTGATATGCACAATAGACCGTATGACGCACCAAGATACTTAAGATGTAATAAATAGGGACTCGTTTCCTTTAATGGGCATTGATTCAAAGCATCCAGCACTGTGAAAATGTGTACATCAGTGACAGCAATGTCGGAAGCAGCCTGTGTAGGTGTTTTGTGATTGGTAGCACTCATGTAATACATATAGCATATGACCAgacctgtgaaaacagggcatgtggacacaaccACACACTACAGCTAGGTCATATCTTAgcactggaacagaatattaaCATTCTGtgacttgcatcataaagccaatgaAATGTGTACTTAGGGGTGAAAAATGCATAGCCATAAACAAGTGCATTAAAAGTCATGAGtcaaggaagtttgaaaaagcaGACAAAAAGCATGTGCCTGTTTTTTTCAGGCCCAGGCCCAGTAACATATATTGTTGAGGTTAAGAAGATATAATAGCTGTTTTTCTTTGGCATCACAACCATAAAAGCACACCATTTTGTGGGTTTGTTAACTGGTGTGGTGATGTTCTGCGATAAAAGCAAGTCCAATTTAGCCTTCAGTTTATCACGATAAGAATATGGGATGGACCTACAATATAGGGTTCTTAATCCGTCATTGGATGTGGTGAGTTGTCTTTTGGTACAAAGATGGTGGCATGTATGTTTAACTGTGATGGATGTTTTGAGTTCCACTGTGTTCTCCATGCTCCACAGTCTGTGTCCACTTGGAGGTCCAGCTTTGGCAGATTGCCAAGTCTGCAGGTTAAGAACTGGCTTGGGCCGATTGAATCATTGTCAAGTGCTGTGGAAGGGAATGTCCAAAAAATGCCTATGATACACAAATTTGTCCTAATGGGTGCTTCAAACTGGCACTAGGCATTCAGTCACCTGGTTTAAATAACTGTTATCAGAGGTCAGCTGCTCACACCACCATGTAGGAACAGCAATATTAGTCATGATGTATATGAATATATttagtgtgtgtatgcatgagtTAGTCATATAATTCCTACACTCTGCCAGCTTTGATTTGTAAGTTTTGCAAAAATTGGACCTCGCATACATAACATGCggagatgatgatgatgcagaTAAAAGATAATGCATTTTATCCAATTTTGTGTATGCACATtgacatacatacgtacatatttcAAATTTTTGCATAATTTTACAAGTACGTATTATATTTTTGTAGCACTAAATGCTATGAAGATTCTATCTAGCAGACAGTGTTTGTCATCTGATACTACTAACCCAAGTGTTGGTGGTGATGTCCCTCAAAACGTAAGCACTGTTGATGTACCACTGAAGTCTAGAAAGCAACAAGAACCGGATGCTATCAAATATTTCAAATGTTCAACTCTTAGTGAAGCATTTCTTAAACTTGTTGATGAACTAAACGAACTGTTTAAACATTGTGATCCTAAGATAATAATAGAACATTGTAGTAATCTAATGGCTAGTGATGTCTGTGATGTTTCACTGTTTCCTGCTGAGTTTATACAGAGCCTACAAAGGTACAATCATACTCCATTACTGCTAAAGGTGCTGAACTCATTTTGGACCTGGAGTGACCACTCCATACTCAGAACACTACTGGAGTTTGATGATGAAGCATTAAAACTGCTGGATGAGTATGAGTCTCACTTGGACCCATTACAGCGACTTTCCTCCTACCCTTTACCACCTCCAGCACCTTGTATGACACCTTGTGATGGTAGTACTCACACTGTATTGGCTGTCAAGTGTGCTCAACAATATCATCAGTGTCTCCTTAAATATGTGCTTGGTGTGCGTTCATTGCTTGTTAACAAGTGTGACATCACCCCTCACTGCCTACAGCTATTAGCAACAAAGAGTGGTTCAGCTTCAACTATTTTATGTTGGTTGATTCCTAACAGTGTTGCAACACTGATTTGTTCTAAAGTGTTACAGAACAGAAGCGCCTTTAATCATGAAGGAATCCTGGAAGTCTCCATCTTGCCACGAACATCAATCGCAACTGTAAGTTATTTTTATTGTATGAGTTATGTAGTCATGTATAGATACAGctgtatgtagctacaaaaATATTGTTGCAAAATTTAGTaataccaggagcttatgagccactGAAGGCGGCGAAAGAGCATGAAACTCagtgccatcacaatccaaattacatCACATCATTTGAAATAAATAGGATACGACATGCGCAAATATTATGTAATTGGCATGTGTCAGAATGTCCCAGCTGCTGTAGCTGAGGTGGAAGTGAAGACCAGTTCGAAATGCTAGAGGGCGCCTAACCAGTATTGGAGAGGAGTACACTTCACTCTCGCCATGGGTCACTGCCAGTCGCCTCCCTGTACTTCTGTGACGCCTTGGTGTTCCCTCATTGTTGAAGCTTGACACGTTTTAGCGACGGTTCGGTCATGTACTTAGGCCTCCCCGACAATGAACACGGCCCGCTATGGCTGAGCTCGGGACACTACCGTCCCTTGATATTTCGTCATGCGCAATTCCATTTACGGCTTCCAATAACGAGATTTTAGTTTCCTTATAAGGAAACTAATCGACAAACAATTTGGTTTGTGATGGCACCCAGCAGGCagcgtaagtttcatgctcctttgcCGCCTTTGacagctcataagctcctggtgaTACATATTAGTAAGAAGGAACAATATAATTGTACAATTAATTtgaatataaaataattatgcttTACACTAAAATAAGATTTTGCTAATCAATTCAGTAACATTATCTATACGTCATGGTGAAAACAGTTGTGAAAGCAAAGGTGGTAGAAAAGAAATGGTGATAGCAATGATTAACTACTATTAGCAATAGTATGCTTACGTACATAGTAGCAGGCACCATGAAGGCTTGCATATTCCACCAAATAATATTCAGAAACCACTCTACTAACAAACTTCATCACCCTTGTTAACAACACGACCTTCTTTTTAAAGCTATTGATTTGACCACCCACAATATTGTGCTATGAGCccctttcacacctcagatcaaaggaattccagaggatacaatTGTCATGTATACCTCTTCACAGGGATACAACTAAATGAACATTGAACTGTGTCCCAGAAAAGTGGTCGCACTtcaaaagagcaagccactttcattaAGCAAGCATGACCTTTATGTGAATGCCAACTATGTAAAGCTCACACTGAAATCAATTATGGCAATAATTTTGTTAATGCTCACATGGATATGTCGTGAATTGGAGTATTGCCACAAGAA
This region includes:
- the LOC136236488 gene encoding uncharacterized protein, whose translation is MSVSSQEHSPQAPLSVHDVFTKYRGGIKNIVQLEEFVDHFISRRIILAKQKESVTMDSLLSTIDTELKCGIDASLREMLDIVKTFGTTEPRSLAEEIQQELQKLEQAKSQPSLSPSHKSRVAEAETLKFNINDRVEDMFLQLTDAIGGFLKSSNCEFTLLRGACIKSDKSAAKKSNIPNDLFKKLNATNNLDELMEVLIVSPLCNWLNVRVFERMVAVSNQQEAKELIDKYKTIIFSKKLADVLPNFTGVEVPGNYYAKVQEKWNKNIEDITLGDVAHHWSKLQNIFDVDDLELLLENVIKADSIEIVWLVPVELASHARLSAFKNWCDLKDVSYLSIGDRVIKNDQLEFTEEHISITTATPQQVIDHFTDFLLVSLNQESLLPLMQSHGLLTDHDLELINSGPTGYHKNQLILGYVKQMDDPSLEVFIKLLQESHPHISIPLDDALNAMKILSSRQCLSSDTTNPSVGGDVPQNVSTVDVPLKSRKQQEPDAIKYFKCSTLSEAFLKLVDELNELFKHCDPKIIIEHCSNLMASDVCDVSLFPAEFIQSLQRYNHTPLLLKVLNSFWTWSDHSILRTLLEFDDEALKLLDEYESHLDPLQRLSSYPLPPPAPCMTPCDGSTHTVLAVKCAQQYHQCLLKYVLGVRSLLVNKCDITPHCLQLLATKSGSASTILCWLIPNSVATLICSKVLQNRSAFNHEGILEVSILPRTSIATVPEHDSVMEQISQLQSNVKEKDKTIEQLKSNITQLQEERTTAETLLEKRKEELDKSKQDLKSVSVKYQEVKSKLELTKLGGSLSLNSSKCKVLFPEVVVINKENSVVLTLKDTNNENAVGKTSTIQVLVMNKNFESVAVKPVQDIGGGNYSVSFTPTTLGDHVVSVVVDGQHIPGSPHKISVVLKDYSKMRLQDCTVVTDYGGNKFGNLYDVAIGINNEVVVVDHTNKCVIVLDCNMTLLSVIGQGIDDSRLIDPEGVAVSKDGIIAVSSNSSHQVKKYSQQGKLLSVIGNNRGNNDGQFDRPRGLAFSSNKMLYIVDSDNHRVQVFQQDDKFAFTFGSKGSNPGQFQGPVRIAIDNDNRVLVSDLDGNHISLFSHTGSFISSITCDKPWAITVSPDGHIIASCDNGASISVWSPTNHLIDKFEKNGSEQREFDSINGIAMSYTGTVYVVEYQNKTLKII